In Micromonospora sp. WMMA1363, a genomic segment contains:
- a CDS encoding small basic family protein, with protein sequence MIAVLALLAGVGLGLWLDPTVPAALQPYLPIAVVAALDAVFGGVRAKLDRIFDDKQFVVSFISNVLVAALIVYLGDQLGVGSQLSTGVVVVLGVRIFGNVAAIRRHLFRA encoded by the coding sequence ATGATCGCGGTGTTGGCGTTGCTCGCAGGCGTGGGGCTCGGGTTGTGGCTCGACCCGACGGTGCCGGCGGCGTTGCAGCCGTACCTGCCGATCGCGGTGGTGGCGGCGTTGGACGCGGTGTTCGGCGGGGTGCGGGCGAAGCTGGACCGGATCTTCGACGACAAGCAGTTCGTGGTGTCGTTCATCTCGAACGTGCTGGTGGCCGCCCTGATCGTGTATCTGGGGGACCAGTTGGGCGTGGGGAGCCAGTTGTCGACGGGTGTGGTGGTCGTGCTGGGGGTGCGGATCTTCGGGAACGTGGCGGCGATCCGTCGGCACCTGTTCCGGGCGTAG
- a CDS encoding MerR family transcriptional regulator has translation MSIGEVLAQLRVDFPDTTLSKLRFLEAEGLVEPQRTAAGYRKYSWDDMARLRFVLTAQRDQYLPLRVIREQLADGDVLGEAPGRSRPTLVAVGPGGEVPGREAEAESSELRLGRADLVARSGVDESTLAELERLGVVVSDPPGWYDSDALTIARAVAGLAAYGFQPRHLRGYRSAADREVGLFAQLVAPLARQNDPAARARAAEMARELVALSQQLHAALVRVGLRSTLGR, from the coding sequence ATGAGCATCGGCGAGGTGTTGGCCCAGTTGCGGGTGGACTTCCCGGACACGACGTTGTCGAAGCTGCGGTTCCTCGAGGCTGAGGGTCTGGTGGAGCCGCAGCGGACGGCTGCGGGGTATCGGAAGTACAGCTGGGACGATATGGCGCGGTTGCGGTTTGTGTTGACCGCGCAGCGGGACCAGTATCTGCCGTTGCGGGTCATCCGTGAGCAGTTGGCGGATGGGGACGTGCTGGGTGAGGCGCCGGGGCGGTCGCGGCCGACGTTGGTGGCGGTGGGTCCCGGTGGTGAGGTGCCGGGGCGGGAGGCGGAGGCCGAGTCGTCGGAGTTGCGGCTGGGCCGGGCCGATCTTGTGGCGCGTAGCGGGGTGGACGAGTCGACGTTGGCGGAGTTGGAGCGGCTCGGTGTGGTGGTGTCGGATCCGCCGGGCTGGTACGACAGCGATGCGCTGACCATCGCGCGGGCGGTGGCGGGTCTGGCGGCGTACGGGTTCCAGCCGCGGCATCTGCGGGGGTACCGGTCGGCGGCGGATCGTGAGGTGGGTTTGTTCGCGCAGTTGGTGGCGCCGTTGGCGCGGCAGAATGATCCGGCCGCGCGGGCGCGGGCGGCGGAGATGGCGCGGGAGTTGGTGGCGTTGTCGCAGCAGTTGCACGCGGCGTTGGTGCGGGTGGGGTTGCGGTCGACGTTGGGCCGCTGA
- a CDS encoding NAD-dependent protein deacetylase yields MGGVSERIEELARLVGGGGVVVLSGAGLSTESDIPDYRGPSGPARRRTPMTYQMFTRDAQARRRYWARSHLGWRNVARAAPNDGHRAVARLQRAGLVDGVITQNVDGLHTSAGSSGVLELHGRLADVVCLDCGDGTSREELDRRLSEANPGFDGPIAATNPDGDVDLADAAVAGFQTVDCAVCRYGMLKPDVVFFGETVPAGRVTRCFAMVESARLLLVLGSSLTVMSGRRFVLRAAKLGIPVAIVNQGPTRGDGYATLRLDAPLGGLLSALADRLDADRSGGAGVGATLTAVEPLAR; encoded by the coding sequence ATTGGTGGGGTGAGCGAACGGATCGAGGAGCTGGCGCGGCTGGTCGGCGGCGGTGGGGTGGTGGTGCTCAGCGGTGCGGGCCTGTCCACCGAGTCGGATATTCCGGACTATCGTGGGCCCAGCGGCCCGGCCCGGCGGCGCACGCCGATGACGTACCAGATGTTCACCCGAGACGCGCAGGCGCGGCGGCGCTACTGGGCGCGCAGTCACCTGGGGTGGCGGAACGTCGCCCGGGCGGCCCCGAACGACGGCCACCGCGCGGTGGCCCGGTTGCAACGCGCCGGGTTGGTCGATGGGGTCATCACGCAGAACGTCGACGGGCTGCACACGTCGGCGGGCAGCAGCGGTGTGCTGGAGCTGCACGGCCGCCTGGCCGACGTGGTGTGTCTGGACTGCGGTGACGGCACCTCCCGGGAGGAGTTGGACCGACGGCTGTCGGAGGCCAATCCGGGCTTCGACGGGCCGATAGCCGCGACCAACCCGGACGGGGACGTGGATCTCGCCGACGCGGCGGTGGCCGGGTTCCAGACGGTCGACTGCGCGGTGTGCCGTTACGGCATGCTCAAGCCGGACGTCGTGTTCTTCGGCGAGACGGTGCCCGCGGGGCGGGTGACCCGTTGTTTCGCGATGGTGGAGTCGGCCCGGCTGCTGCTGGTGCTGGGGTCGTCGTTGACGGTGATGTCGGGGCGGCGGTTCGTGCTGCGGGCGGCGAAGCTGGGCATCCCGGTGGCGATCGTCAACCAGGGCCCCACCCGCGGCGACGGCTACGCGACGTTGCGGCTGGATGCGCCGCTGGGTGGGCTGCTGTCGGCGTTGGCCGACCGGCTGGACGCCGACCGGTCGGGCGGCGCCGGCGTGGGCGCGACACTTACGGCCGTGGAGCCGCTCGCGCGTTGA
- a CDS encoding bifunctional nuclease family protein: MRELSVVGVRVELPSNQPIVLLREVEGDRYLPIWIGAVEATAIAYEQQGVKPARPLTHDLLRDVLAALQAPLQAVEITELKENVFYADLLIGDGVRVSARPSDSIALALRVGAPIRCAEEVLSEAGIVIPDEQEDEVEKFREFLDQVRPEDFAG; encoded by the coding sequence GTGCGCGAGCTGAGCGTGGTCGGGGTTCGGGTGGAGCTGCCGAGCAACCAGCCGATCGTCCTGCTCAGGGAGGTCGAGGGGGACCGCTATCTGCCGATCTGGATCGGCGCGGTCGAGGCGACGGCGATCGCCTACGAGCAGCAGGGGGTCAAGCCGGCGCGTCCGTTGACGCACGATCTTCTGCGGGATGTGTTGGCGGCGTTGCAGGCGCCGTTGCAGGCGGTGGAGATCACCGAACTGAAGGAGAACGTGTTCTACGCCGACCTGTTGATCGGGGACGGTGTGCGGGTGTCGGCGCGGCCGAGTGATTCCATTGCGTTGGCGTTGCGGGTGGGGGCGCCCATTCGTTGTGCCGAGGAGGTCCTCAGTGAGGCCGGGATTGTGATTCCGGACGAGCAGGAGGACGAGGTGGAGAAGTTCCGCGAGTTCTTGGATCAGGTGCGCCCGGAGGATTTCGCCGGCTGA
- the gcvH gene encoding glycine cleavage system protein GcvH, with protein sequence MIPEDLRYTAEHEWVAGGGDGAVRVGITHFAQDALGDIVYVQLPEAGAVVAAGESFGEIESTKSVSEIYAPVGGTVSARNEALGDTPEVINTDPYGAGWLLEIAPDDPAAVDALLSAGAYRELTES encoded by the coding sequence GTGATTCCTGAGGATCTGCGGTATACCGCCGAGCACGAGTGGGTGGCGGGTGGTGGCGACGGCGCTGTCCGGGTCGGCATCACGCACTTCGCGCAGGACGCGCTGGGTGACATCGTGTACGTCCAGTTGCCCGAGGCGGGCGCGGTGGTGGCGGCTGGTGAGTCGTTCGGTGAGATCGAGTCGACGAAGAGTGTGTCGGAGATCTACGCCCCGGTCGGTGGGACGGTGTCGGCGCGCAACGAGGCGCTCGGCGACACTCCTGAGGTGATCAATACTGACCCGTATGGTGCGGGTTGGTTGCTGGAGATCGCCCCGGACGATCCGGCTGCGGTGGACGCGCTGCTGTCGGCGGGTGCGTACCGCGAGCTCACGGAGAGCTGA
- a CDS encoding FHA domain-containing protein: MTRPDDEFPPLDVTSTLNLGSLDEVLEGPDTDVVPSRMSGSLPPGMALLVVRRGPNAGARFLLDHDVTTSGRHPDSDIFLDDVTVSRRHAEFHRDGGTFTVRDVGSLNGTYVNRERVEAATLSNGDEVQIGKFRVVFIAGPRPVEAGRG; the protein is encoded by the coding sequence ATGACTCGCCCAGACGACGAGTTTCCCCCACTCGACGTCACTTCGACGCTCAATCTCGGTTCGCTCGACGAGGTTCTGGAGGGTCCGGACACCGATGTGGTGCCGAGCAGGATGTCCGGTTCGTTGCCGCCGGGGATGGCGCTGCTGGTGGTCCGGCGGGGTCCGAACGCGGGTGCCCGGTTCCTGTTGGACCACGATGTGACGACGAGCGGCCGGCATCCGGACAGCGACATCTTCCTTGACGATGTGACGGTGTCGCGGCGGCACGCCGAGTTCCATCGGGATGGTGGAACGTTCACGGTGCGAGACGTGGGGAGCCTGAACGGCACCTACGTGAACCGGGAGCGGGTCGAGGCGGCCACGTTGAGTAACGGCGATGAGGTGCAGATCGGCAAGTTCCGGGTGGTGTTCATTGCCGGCCCGCGTCCGGTGGAGGCCGGCCGGGGGTGA
- a CDS encoding globin domain-containing protein, with protein sequence MDIEALRQSWNQLAVAGPEAAKYFYATLFVIAPETRAMFSADMQYQEDKLLAALGHIITSVDDPDALTTFAHRLGADHRRFHGADSEGRPVQLAERHYIWVGQALLATLEHFIGPRWTPSLRAEWAGAYEAVAKLMLAGAAESEQVAPPFWQAEVINTERRRADICVFTVRPNYLCDYLPGQSLPTQVSTMRTWRYLSPANAPRPDGTLEFHVRAAGRFSTHLVRRLAVGDTLLLGHPVGTALSSYHRAPHRRLLLIAGGTGVAPLRAVAEELQQGSGRPTTLVVGGRTPDDLYDHQALLKLAATSPAAVWSASRGEQWLRYVPTVELGWGWDGHVGRAVDTALRLGSWTDADILVCGSPAMTRATVTALTASGVGPDRILTERYDHSLYPPLSAAAGRRRVTSPRQESDD encoded by the coding sequence ATGGACATCGAGGCGCTGCGCCAGAGCTGGAACCAACTCGCCGTGGCCGGTCCCGAAGCAGCGAAGTACTTCTACGCGACTCTGTTCGTGATCGCCCCGGAGACCCGGGCCATGTTCTCGGCAGACATGCAGTACCAGGAGGACAAGCTGCTCGCCGCGCTCGGGCACATCATCACGAGCGTCGACGACCCGGACGCGCTCACCACGTTCGCGCATCGTCTCGGCGCCGACCACAGACGGTTCCACGGAGCCGACTCCGAGGGCCGGCCGGTGCAACTGGCGGAGCGGCACTACATCTGGGTCGGCCAGGCTCTCCTGGCGACACTGGAGCACTTCATCGGGCCCCGGTGGACGCCAAGCCTGAGAGCCGAGTGGGCCGGGGCGTACGAGGCGGTCGCGAAGCTGATGCTCGCCGGCGCCGCCGAATCCGAACAGGTCGCGCCCCCGTTCTGGCAGGCCGAGGTGATCAACACCGAGCGCCGCCGCGCCGACATCTGCGTGTTCACCGTCCGACCGAACTACCTGTGCGACTACCTGCCCGGACAGTCCCTGCCGACGCAGGTATCGACCATGCGTACCTGGCGGTACCTGTCACCCGCCAACGCGCCCCGCCCAGACGGAACACTCGAGTTCCACGTCCGGGCGGCGGGCCGGTTTTCGACCCATTTGGTCAGGCGGTTGGCGGTCGGCGACACGCTCCTGCTGGGACACCCGGTTGGCACCGCCCTGTCGTCATACCACCGCGCACCCCACCGGCGGCTCCTGCTGATCGCCGGCGGCACCGGCGTGGCGCCCCTGCGGGCCGTCGCCGAAGAGCTTCAGCAAGGCTCTGGGCGTCCCACCACTCTGGTGGTGGGGGGAAGAACCCCCGACGATCTGTACGATCACCAAGCACTCCTGAAGCTGGCCGCGACGTCGCCGGCGGCGGTATGGTCGGCCAGCCGCGGCGAGCAGTGGCTCCGCTACGTCCCCACCGTGGAACTTGGTTGGGGCTGGGACGGTCACGTGGGTCGAGCCGTCGACACCGCCCTCCGGCTCGGCTCGTGGACGGACGCGGACATCCTCGTCTGCGGGTCTCCCGCGATGACCCGTGCCACGGTCACTGCCCTCACCGCCTCCGGTGTTGGCCCCGACCGCATCTTGACGGAAAGGTACGACCACTCGCTCTACCCACCTCTGTCGGCGGCGGCGGGCCGGCGCCGCGTGACCTCACCCAGACAGGAGTCCGATGACTGA
- a CDS encoding nitric oxide synthase oxygenase, translated as MTTGSVAAGDSRVGCPARHTTPPSVDPVEDLSTEAVKFITAYYRERQIPNVADRISGVLNEIATTGTYWQTRNELTYGAKVAWRQSVRCIGRVRWAGLKVRDRRTVTTIDGIASELTEHLRIADNGGRIQSVITVFAPDHPLAGPRARVWNDQLIRYCGWQLDGRVLGDPAQVDMTDAALRLGWRPPAVPGRFDLLPWVIETVTEDPTLVDVPRELVREVALTHPRHAWFADLRLRWHALPVIANMRLRIGGVDYSCAPFNGHYLADEIGTRNMGDVDRYNQLRAVAAGLGLDTRDESTLWREHAALVINQAVLHSFQAAGVRISDPHAESDLFMRFCAAEERAGRPVYGDWSWINGSVGWAALHAVHHRYYDTRVPNPNFWPGARTPYSPEPSLRERHYLANRQEG; from the coding sequence TTGACGACCGGCAGCGTTGCCGCTGGCGACAGCCGAGTGGGGTGCCCCGCGCGCCACACCACCCCACCTTCAGTCGACCCAGTCGAGGACCTCTCCACCGAGGCAGTGAAGTTTATCACCGCCTACTACAGAGAGCGGCAGATCCCCAACGTCGCCGACCGAATCTCCGGTGTGCTCAACGAGATCGCCACGACCGGTACCTACTGGCAGACAAGGAACGAGCTGACATATGGCGCCAAGGTGGCGTGGCGGCAGTCCGTACGGTGCATCGGCCGGGTCCGCTGGGCGGGCCTGAAGGTCCGCGACCGTCGCACCGTCACCACCATTGACGGCATCGCCAGCGAACTGACCGAACACCTCCGAATAGCGGACAACGGGGGGCGGATCCAGTCCGTCATCACGGTGTTCGCTCCGGATCATCCGCTGGCAGGACCACGAGCCCGCGTCTGGAACGACCAGCTGATCCGGTACTGCGGGTGGCAACTGGACGGCCGGGTGCTCGGCGACCCCGCACAGGTCGACATGACCGACGCCGCGCTGCGGCTTGGCTGGCGGCCACCCGCCGTCCCCGGCAGATTCGACCTGCTGCCCTGGGTGATCGAGACCGTCACCGAGGACCCGACGCTCGTCGACGTCCCCCGGGAGCTCGTGCGAGAAGTCGCGTTGACGCACCCTCGACACGCCTGGTTCGCGGACCTCAGGCTCCGGTGGCACGCCCTCCCCGTGATTGCCAACATGCGCTTGCGTATCGGTGGCGTCGACTACAGCTGCGCCCCGTTCAACGGGCACTACCTCGCCGATGAGATCGGCACCCGCAACATGGGTGACGTCGACCGGTACAACCAGCTGAGGGCGGTGGCCGCGGGGTTGGGGCTCGACACCAGGGACGAGTCCACCTTGTGGCGGGAGCACGCCGCCCTGGTCATCAACCAGGCGGTCCTGCACTCCTTCCAGGCCGCCGGCGTGCGGATCTCCGACCCGCACGCCGAGTCGGACCTGTTCATGCGTTTCTGCGCCGCCGAAGAGCGAGCCGGCCGGCCCGTCTACGGCGACTGGTCCTGGATCAACGGGTCGGTCGGGTGGGCCGCCCTGCACGCCGTGCACCACCGCTACTACGACACCCGGGTGCCTAACCCGAACTTCTGGCCAGGTGCCCGCACGCCGTACTCTCCGGAGCCGTCTCTGCGTGAGCGCCACTACCTTGCCAACCGGCAGGAGGGCTGA
- a CDS encoding DUF881 domain-containing protein, protein MSSDEHTETGTGWPQPVEPGRPSGPVADPDPRPDAPDPDELSPPATDSPAPHSVEPAGPPAPADGSGSAEAPVVSGGRWRVSSATMMIAVLLGLLGFTLVEQLRTTSVDPTTSAARQEDLVRILYDLNAREDRLRQDIATLEDSQRQLRSGQMGLQAALEEATRRADELEILAGTLPATGPGLSVRFEAGGGKPISATRVLDAVQELRGAGAEAMQISGGDRATVRIIASTFFLDGENGSLIVDGRRLTGPYTITVIGDPATMRTALNIPGGVVATVVGDDGTVIVKDRGVAEVSALHAPIKLEHARPVS, encoded by the coding sequence ATGAGTAGTGACGAGCACACCGAGACCGGCACCGGTTGGCCGCAGCCGGTGGAGCCCGGTCGTCCGTCCGGTCCCGTGGCGGATCCGGACCCGCGGCCGGACGCACCGGATCCGGACGAGTTGAGCCCGCCGGCGACGGATTCTCCGGCGCCCCACTCGGTGGAGCCGGCGGGGCCTCCGGCGCCGGCGGATGGATCCGGGTCGGCTGAGGCTCCGGTGGTGTCGGGCGGGCGGTGGCGGGTCAGTTCGGCCACGATGATGATCGCGGTGTTGCTGGGGTTGCTGGGGTTCACCCTGGTGGAGCAGCTGAGAACGACGTCGGTGGATCCGACGACGTCGGCGGCGCGCCAGGAGGACCTGGTGCGGATCCTGTACGACCTGAACGCGCGGGAGGATCGGCTGCGCCAGGACATCGCGACGTTGGAGGACAGCCAGCGCCAGCTGCGCTCCGGTCAGATGGGTCTGCAGGCGGCCCTGGAGGAGGCGACCCGGCGGGCGGACGAGCTGGAGATCCTCGCGGGGACGCTGCCGGCGACCGGGCCTGGGCTGTCGGTGCGGTTCGAGGCCGGTGGTGGCAAGCCGATCTCGGCGACGCGGGTGCTGGACGCGGTGCAGGAGTTGCGGGGCGCGGGCGCGGAGGCGATGCAGATCTCCGGTGGTGACCGGGCGACGGTGCGAATCATCGCGTCGACGTTCTTCCTGGACGGGGAGAACGGGTCGTTGATCGTGGACGGACGTCGGTTGACGGGTCCGTACACCATCACGGTGATCGGGGATCCGGCGACCATGCGTACGGCGTTGAACATTCCGGGCGGGGTGGTGGCGACGGTCGTGGGTGACGACGGTACGGTGATCGTCAAGGATCGTGGGGTCGCCGAGGTGTCGGCGCTGCACGCGCCGATCAAGCTGGAACACGCCCGTCCGGTCTCGTGA
- a CDS encoding MerR family transcriptional regulator encodes MQEPRDPDSGTEQGTSLSATDGDGAVGYRGVTACHAVGISYRQLDYWARTGLVVPSVRDASGSGTQRLYSFRDLVVLKVVKRLLDAGVSLQNIRKAIEALRSRGVADLAGITLISDGTTVYECRSPEEVVDLLQGGQGVFGIAIGGAFKEIQGSLSHLPAEPAGVAPAAAEPAADVVGDELAARRARRRAG; translated from the coding sequence ATGCAGGAGCCGCGGGATCCCGATTCGGGTACGGAGCAGGGCACGTCGCTGTCGGCGACGGACGGTGACGGCGCGGTGGGCTACCGCGGTGTGACGGCGTGCCACGCGGTGGGCATCAGTTACCGGCAGTTGGACTACTGGGCGCGGACGGGTCTGGTGGTGCCGAGTGTGCGGGACGCGTCGGGTTCGGGGACGCAACGGTTGTACTCGTTCCGGGACTTGGTGGTGCTCAAGGTGGTGAAGCGGCTGTTGGACGCCGGGGTGTCGTTGCAGAACATCCGGAAGGCGATCGAGGCGCTGCGGTCGCGGGGGGTGGCGGACCTGGCGGGCATCACGTTGATCTCCGACGGGACGACGGTGTACGAGTGCCGGTCTCCGGAGGAGGTGGTCGACCTGTTGCAGGGTGGCCAAGGGGTGTTCGGCATCGCGATCGGCGGGGCGTTCAAGGAGATTCAGGGTTCGCTGTCGCATCTGCCGGCGGAGCCGGCGGGTGTCGCACCGGCGGCTGCCGAGCCGGCTGCGGATGTGGTGGGTGACGAGTTGGCGGCGCGTCGGGCGCGTCGACGGGCGGGTTGA
- a CDS encoding DUF881 domain-containing protein — protein sequence MTSTPTEDAERKARVYAPDFLTELFRNPLDPGYADAAARRRVTPPARWWQWSTRSVSFVVLVLLGFLFAVAYRQTVAEAPGRSQARQGLVEQIKQRESETDRLSERAEDLRAEVARQRAAALGDSAAARLRTLEAGTGLGRVSGDGVVVRLADAPPDEDPVTGANVTSGQILYVDLQWVTNDLWAAGAEAIAINGQRLTATSTIRSAGQAILVDFRPVTAPYEVSAIGPDEMRERYERSRSASAMRAVAADEGTSFGVREAEDLTLPAAPEPRLRYAQPPASPTPTPSGRSASPGASGSSAPTTASGGNR from the coding sequence ATGACCAGCACGCCGACGGAGGACGCGGAGCGCAAGGCACGGGTTTACGCCCCGGATTTCCTGACGGAGCTGTTCCGTAACCCGCTCGATCCGGGATACGCGGACGCGGCGGCTCGCCGGCGGGTGACACCGCCGGCGAGGTGGTGGCAGTGGTCGACCCGGTCGGTGAGTTTCGTCGTCCTGGTGCTGCTGGGTTTCCTGTTCGCGGTCGCGTACCGGCAGACGGTGGCCGAGGCGCCGGGACGCAGCCAGGCGCGGCAGGGCCTGGTCGAGCAGATCAAGCAGCGTGAGAGCGAGACGGACCGGCTGTCGGAGCGGGCCGAAGACCTGCGGGCGGAGGTGGCCCGGCAGCGGGCCGCCGCGCTGGGCGACTCGGCGGCCGCCCGGCTGCGGACGTTGGAGGCGGGGACCGGACTGGGCCGGGTGAGCGGTGACGGCGTGGTGGTGCGGCTGGCTGACGCGCCGCCGGACGAGGACCCGGTTACCGGTGCGAACGTGACGTCGGGGCAGATTCTCTATGTCGATCTGCAGTGGGTTACAAACGACCTGTGGGCGGCAGGCGCCGAGGCTATCGCGATCAACGGGCAGCGGTTGACGGCGACATCGACGATCCGGTCGGCGGGACAGGCAATCTTGGTGGACTTCCGACCGGTGACAGCGCCGTATGAGGTCTCGGCGATCGGCCCGGACGAGATGCGGGAGCGGTACGAGCGCAGCCGCAGCGCGTCGGCGATGCGGGCGGTGGCCGCGGACGAAGGGACCTCGTTCGGGGTGCGGGAGGCCGAGGACCTCACCCTGCCGGCAGCTCCGGAGCCGCGACTACGCTACGCCCAGCCGCCGGCCAGCCCGACGCCGACGCCGTCGGGTCGGTCGGCCAGTCCCGGGGCGTCCGGTTCTTCGGCGCCTACCACTGCCTCCGGAGGTAATCGATGA